One stretch of Pseudomonas fluorescens Q2-87 DNA includes these proteins:
- the dapF gene encoding diaminopimelate epimerase codes for MLLRFTKMHGLGNDFMVLDLVSQHAHILPKHAKQWGDRHTGIGFDQLLIVEAPNNPDVDFRYRIFNADGSEVEQCGNGARCFARFVLDKRLTAKRQIRVETKSGIIELDVRSDGQIGVNMGAPRLVPADIPFEAPAQALSYQVEVDGATVELAAVSMGNPHAVLRVADINSAPVHELGPKIEHHPRFPARVNVGFLQVIDRHRAQLRVWERGAGETQACGTGACAAAVAAISQGWMDSPLLIDLPGGRLSIEWAGPGQPVMMTGPAVRVYEGQVRL; via the coding sequence ATGCTGCTGCGTTTTACCAAGATGCACGGCCTGGGCAATGACTTCATGGTCCTCGACCTGGTCAGCCAGCACGCGCACATCCTGCCCAAGCACGCCAAGCAATGGGGCGATCGGCACACCGGTATCGGTTTCGACCAGTTGCTGATCGTCGAGGCGCCCAATAACCCGGACGTGGATTTCCGTTATCGGATCTTCAACGCCGACGGTTCGGAAGTGGAGCAATGCGGCAACGGTGCGCGCTGCTTCGCCCGCTTCGTGCTGGACAAGCGCCTGACCGCCAAGCGGCAGATTCGCGTCGAGACCAAGAGCGGCATCATCGAACTGGATGTGCGCAGCGACGGCCAGATCGGCGTGAACATGGGTGCCCCGCGCCTGGTGCCGGCGGATATTCCGTTCGAAGCACCGGCCCAGGCCCTGAGTTATCAGGTCGAGGTGGACGGCGCCACGGTGGAGCTGGCGGCGGTGTCCATGGGTAATCCCCATGCTGTGCTGCGAGTGGCCGATATCAACAGTGCCCCGGTGCATGAGCTGGGGCCGAAAATCGAGCATCATCCGCGCTTTCCGGCGCGGGTGAACGTCGGTTTCCTGCAAGTCATCGACCGCCATCGCGCCCAACTGCGCGTCTGGGAACGTGGCGCCGGGGAAACCCAGGCCTGCGGTACCGGCGCCTGCGCCGCTGCTGTCGCCGCGATCAGCCAGGGGTGGATGGATTCGCCATTGTTGATCGACCTGCCGGGCGGGCGCCTGTCCATCGAATGGGCAGGCCCTGGCCAACCGGTGATGATGACCGGCCCGGCGGTACGCGTATACGAAGGACAAGTTCGTCTTTGA
- the cyaY gene encoding iron donor protein CyaY produces the protein MSLTEARFHDLVDATQQTLEDVFDDSGLDIDLESSAGVLTVKFENGSQLIFSRQEPLRQLWLAAVSGGFHFDYDEESERWMCDKSEEQLGEMLERIVKQQADVVLDFEGL, from the coding sequence ATGAGTTTGACTGAAGCCCGTTTCCACGATCTGGTCGATGCGACCCAGCAAACGCTGGAAGATGTCTTCGACGACAGCGGCCTGGACATCGACCTGGAAAGCTCCGCCGGTGTGCTGACCGTCAAGTTCGAGAACGGCAGCCAGTTGATCTTCAGTCGCCAGGAGCCGTTGCGGCAATTGTGGCTGGCAGCCGTCTCCGGTGGTTTCCACTTCGACTACGACGAGGAAAGCGAGCGCTGGATGTGCGACAAGAGCGAAGAGCAGTTGGGCGAGATGCTCGAGCGGATCGTCAAGCAGCAGGCGGATGTGGTACTCGATTTCGAAGGCCTGTGA
- a CDS encoding LytR/AlgR family response regulator transcription factor: MNVLIVDDEPLARERLSRMVGELEGYSVLEPSATNGEEALALIDSHKPDIVLLDIRMPGLDGLQVAAKLCERESPPAVVFCTTRDDFPPEVLQAGAVGYLVKPVAAEALVEALRKAERPNRVQLAALTRPAAESGSGPRSHISARTRKGIELIPLNQVVYFIADHKYVTLRHESGEVLLDEPLKALEDEFGERFVRIHRNALVARERIERLQRTPLGHFQLFLKGLNGDALIVSRRHVAGVRKMMQQL; this comes from the coding sequence ATGAATGTCCTGATCGTTGATGACGAACCACTGGCCCGCGAGCGCCTGAGCCGAATGGTTGGCGAGCTCGAGGGTTACAGTGTCCTGGAGCCGAGCGCCACCAATGGCGAAGAGGCATTGGCCCTTATTGACAGCCACAAACCGGATATCGTGCTGCTCGACATTCGCATGCCTGGCCTGGACGGTCTGCAGGTCGCGGCGAAGTTGTGTGAACGCGAGTCGCCGCCCGCCGTGGTGTTCTGTACCACCCGGGATGATTTTCCACCCGAGGTGTTGCAGGCTGGCGCCGTCGGCTACCTGGTCAAACCGGTGGCAGCCGAGGCGTTGGTCGAAGCCTTGCGCAAGGCTGAGCGGCCCAACCGGGTGCAACTGGCCGCGCTGACGCGCCCAGCGGCCGAAAGCGGCAGCGGCCCGCGCAGCCATATCAGTGCGCGCACCCGAAAAGGCATCGAGCTGATCCCGTTGAACCAGGTGGTCTATTTCATTGCCGACCACAAATACGTGACCCTGCGCCATGAGAGTGGCGAGGTGCTGTTGGACGAACCGCTCAAGGCTCTTGAAGACGAGTTCGGCGAACGCTTCGTGCGCATCCACCGCAATGCCCTGGTGGCCCGCGAGCGTATCGAGCGCCTGCAACGCACGCCCCTTGGGCATTTCCAGTTATTTCTCAAGGGCCTTAATGGCGACGCGCTGATCGTCAGTCGGCGGCACGTGGCCGGCGTGCGCAAGATGATGCAGCAACTTTAA
- the argH gene encoding argininosuccinate lyase gives MSTDKTNQSWGGRFSEPVDAFVARFTASVNFDQRLYRHDIMGSIAHATMLAKVGVLTDAERDSIIDGLKTIQAEIEAGQFDWRVDLEDVHMNIEARLTDRIGVTGKKLHTGRSRNDQVATDIRLWLRDEIDLILAEITRLQKGLLEQAEREAGSIMPGFTHLQTAQPVTFGHHMLAWFEMLSRDYERLVDCRKRTNRMPLGSAALAGTTYPIDREYTAQLLGFDAVGGNSLDNVSDRDFAIEFCSAASIAMMHLSRFSEELVLWTSAQFQFIDLPDRFCTGSSIMPQKKNPDVPELVRGKSGRVFGALMGLLTLMKGQPLAYNKDNQEDKEPLFDAADTLRDSLRAFADMIPAIKPKHAVMREAALRGFSTATDLADYLVRRGLPFRDCHEIVGHAVKYGVDSGKDLAEMSLDELRQFSDQIEQDVFAVLTLEGSVNARDHIGGTAPAQVKAAVVRGQALLASR, from the coding sequence ATGAGCACTGACAAGACCAATCAGTCCTGGGGCGGCCGCTTCAGTGAACCCGTCGACGCCTTCGTCGCCCGCTTCACCGCCTCCGTCAACTTTGACCAGCGCCTGTATCGCCACGACATCATGGGTTCGATCGCCCACGCCACGATGCTGGCCAAGGTCGGCGTACTGACCGATGCCGAACGTGACAGCATCATCGACGGCCTGAAGACCATCCAGGCTGAAATCGAGGCCGGCCAGTTCGACTGGCGCGTCGACCTCGAAGACGTGCACATGAACATCGAGGCGCGCCTGACCGATCGCATCGGCGTGACCGGCAAGAAACTGCACACAGGCCGCAGCCGTAACGACCAGGTCGCGACCGACATCCGCCTGTGGCTGCGCGATGAAATCGACCTGATCCTGGCCGAGATCACCCGCTTGCAAAAAGGCTTGCTGGAGCAGGCCGAGCGTGAGGCCGGGAGCATCATGCCGGGGTTCACGCACCTGCAGACCGCTCAACCCGTAACGTTCGGGCATCACATGCTGGCCTGGTTCGAAATGCTCAGCCGCGACTACGAGCGCCTGGTCGACTGCCGCAAACGCACCAACCGCATGCCCCTGGGCAGCGCCGCGCTGGCCGGTACCACGTACCCGATCGACCGTGAATACACTGCCCAGTTGCTGGGTTTCGACGCGGTGGGCGGCAACTCGCTGGATAACGTCTCGGACCGCGATTTCGCCATCGAATTCTGCTCCGCCGCCAGCATCGCGATGATGCACCTGTCGCGGTTCTCCGAAGAGCTGGTGCTGTGGACGAGCGCGCAGTTCCAGTTCATTGACCTGCCAGACCGCTTCTGCACCGGCAGCTCGATCATGCCGCAAAAGAAAAACCCCGACGTGCCGGAACTGGTCCGGGGCAAGAGCGGCCGGGTGTTTGGTGCGCTGATGGGCCTGCTGACCCTGATGAAAGGCCAACCGCTGGCCTACAACAAGGATAACCAGGAAGACAAAGAGCCATTGTTCGACGCGGCCGACACCTTGCGCGATTCGCTGCGGGCCTTTGCCGACATGATCCCCGCCATCAAGCCCAAGCACGCGGTAATGCGTGAAGCGGCCCTGCGCGGCTTCTCCACCGCCACCGACCTGGCCGACTATCTGGTACGCCGCGGCCTGCCGTTCCGTGACTGCCATGAAATCGTTGGCCATGCCGTGAAATACGGCGTGGACAGCGGCAAGGACCTGGCGGAAATGAGCCTGGACGAGCTGCGCCAGTTCAGCGACCAGATCGAGCAGGACGTGTTTGCAGTATTGACCTTGGAAGGCTCGGTCAATGCCCGCGACCACATCGGCGGTACCGCGCCGGCTCAAGTCAAGGCGGCCGTGGTGCGCGGCCAGGCGTTGCTGGCCAGCCGCTAA
- the lptM gene encoding LPS translocon maturation chaperone LptM, translating into MKRLISSLAALVAVACLVTACGQKGPLYLPDDSKSPEEQAKSSQSKAHAHDTHTTY; encoded by the coding sequence ATGAAGCGCCTGATCTCTTCCCTTGCTGCGCTCGTCGCGGTTGCTTGCCTTGTGACAGCCTGTGGTCAAAAAGGTCCGCTGTACCTGCCGGATGACAGCAAGTCCCCTGAAGAACAGGCCAAGTCGTCGCAATCCAAGGCCCACGCGCACGACACCCACACCACTTACTAA
- a CDS encoding DUF1289 domain-containing protein codes for MSQTAQARPPKPLYSNVSPAVPSPCTGVCKLDEQKVCLGCFRHVEDIRQWRSADDERRRAICAEAAQRRSSA; via the coding sequence GTGAGCCAGACTGCCCAGGCGCGTCCGCCCAAGCCGCTCTACAGCAATGTCAGCCCGGCCGTGCCGTCACCGTGCACCGGCGTGTGCAAGCTCGATGAGCAAAAGGTCTGCCTCGGCTGTTTCCGTCACGTGGAGGATATCCGCCAGTGGCGCTCGGCCGATGATGAGCGACGGCGGGCCATCTGTGCCGAGGCGGCTCAACGACGATCCTCAGCCTGA
- the rnk gene encoding nucleoside diphosphate kinase regulator has product MTAPSITLTRLDVQRLERLIDSLDETLPGVIALQTELDRAETLVGHDEVPADVVTMNSRVHCREESSGKDYHLTLVYPQDANADEGRISILAPVGSALLGLKVGQHIDWPAPGGKTLKLTLLDVEYQPEAGGDFHL; this is encoded by the coding sequence ATGACCGCACCTTCCATCACCCTTACCCGTCTGGACGTACAGCGTCTGGAACGCCTGATCGACAGCCTCGACGAGACGCTGCCGGGCGTGATTGCGCTGCAAACCGAGCTGGATCGCGCCGAGACCCTGGTGGGCCACGATGAAGTGCCCGCCGACGTCGTGACCATGAATTCACGCGTGCACTGCCGCGAAGAAAGCAGTGGCAAGGATTATCACCTGACCCTGGTTTATCCACAGGACGCCAATGCCGACGAAGGCCGGATTTCTATCCTGGCGCCGGTGGGCAGCGCCTTGCTGGGCCTGAAGGTCGGCCAGCACATCGACTGGCCGGCCCCGGGCGGCAAGACGTTGAAACTGACGTTGCTGGACGTTGAATATCAGCCGGAAGCAGGCGGCGATTTCCACCTTTAA
- a CDS encoding DUF484 family protein, which produces MTDKPQVPAPQPDESTDQLTQAASVAAYLEAHPDFFVEHEELLATMRIPHRRGDTVSLVEHQMKILRERNIEMRHRLSHLMDVARDNDRLFDKTRRLILALMDASTLEDLVMSVEDSLRQDFQVPFVSLILFGDNAMPVGRWVTHAEAQTAIGGLLTENKSVSGSLREHELDFLFGEEQRQQIGSTAVVAIAHQGVHGVLAIASRDPQHYKSSVGTLFLSYIAEVTGRVLPRVAGSLRSVR; this is translated from the coding sequence ATGACCGACAAGCCACAGGTTCCAGCCCCGCAGCCCGACGAATCCACGGATCAGCTTACCCAAGCTGCGTCCGTGGCCGCTTACCTGGAGGCTCACCCGGACTTCTTCGTCGAGCATGAAGAACTGCTGGCGACCATGCGCATTCCCCATCGACGCGGGGACACCGTGTCGCTGGTGGAACACCAGATGAAAATCCTGCGCGAGCGCAACATCGAAATGCGCCACCGTCTTTCGCACCTGATGGACGTGGCCCGGGACAACGACCGGCTCTTCGACAAGACCCGCCGCTTGATCCTGGCATTGATGGATGCCAGCACCCTCGAAGATCTGGTGATGAGTGTCGAAGACAGCCTGCGCCAGGATTTCCAGGTGCCTTTTGTCAGCCTCATCCTGTTCGGCGACAACGCCATGCCCGTGGGCCGCTGGGTGACCCACGCCGAAGCCCAGACGGCCATCGGCGGCCTGCTCACGGAAAACAAAAGCGTCAGCGGCAGCCTGCGCGAACATGAGCTGGACTTCCTGTTCGGCGAAGAACAGCGCCAGCAGATCGGCTCTACCGCAGTCGTCGCCATCGCCCATCAAGGCGTACACGGCGTGCTCGCCATCGCCAGCCGCGATCCGCAGCACTACAAGAGTTCGGTGGGCACGCTGTTCTTGAGCTACATCGCCGAAGTCACCGGCCGCGTGCTGCCACGGGTCGCCGGTTCGCTGCGCTCGGTACGCTGA
- a CDS encoding TIGR02647 family protein, which translates to MSLTPELVAELEILALFNLDSSQEGLKIHQTAAPKAIAAAQRLYEKELISQPDGGYLTSLGRDAAQNIQTVLTILSVQEAA; encoded by the coding sequence ATGTCGCTTACCCCTGAGCTGGTTGCCGAACTGGAAATCCTTGCACTCTTCAACCTGGACAGTTCCCAGGAAGGCCTGAAAATTCATCAGACCGCTGCCCCTAAAGCCATTGCCGCCGCCCAACGCCTGTACGAAAAAGAACTGATCAGCCAACCCGATGGTGGTTATCTGACCAGCCTGGGACGCGATGCGGCGCAAAACATACAAACCGTTCTGACCATACTCAGCGTCCAAGAAGCCGCTTGA
- a CDS encoding glutathione S-transferase family protein codes for MLELYGFSVSNYYNMVKLALLEKGLPFEEVLFYPSQTPEALAVSPRGKVPVLKTEQGFINETSVILEYIEQTQPGKALLPSDPFERAQVLALCREIELYIELPGRACYGEAFFGMTVPDAIKEKTRAELLLGFASLGRHGKFSPYVAGDSMSLADLYFLYSLSLALQVGRKLFDIDLLADMPAAKALMERMEQNPHVQRIAADRDAAMPAFLAMIAAKK; via the coding sequence ATGCTTGAGCTTTATGGTTTCTCCGTCAGTAATTATTACAACATGGTCAAGTTGGCGCTGCTGGAGAAGGGCTTGCCCTTCGAAGAAGTGTTGTTCTACCCCAGCCAGACTCCCGAAGCCCTGGCCGTCAGCCCGCGCGGCAAGGTGCCGGTGCTGAAAACCGAGCAAGGGTTCATCAACGAAACCAGCGTGATCCTTGAATACATCGAGCAAACCCAACCTGGCAAAGCCTTGCTGCCCAGTGACCCGTTCGAGCGTGCCCAGGTATTGGCCTTGTGCAGAGAGATCGAGTTGTACATCGAGCTGCCGGGGCGAGCCTGCTACGGCGAAGCGTTTTTCGGCATGACGGTACCCGATGCCATCAAGGAAAAGACCCGGGCCGAATTGCTCCTGGGGTTCGCTTCGCTCGGCAGGCACGGCAAATTCTCGCCCTACGTGGCGGGCGATAGCATGAGCCTGGCCGATCTGTATTTTCTCTACAGCTTATCGCTGGCCCTGCAGGTGGGCAGGAAGCTGTTCGATATCGACCTGTTGGCAGACATGCCGGCGGCCAAGGCGCTGATGGAGCGGATGGAGCAGAACCCGCATGTGCAGCGGATCGCGGCGGATCGAGACGCGGCGATGCCGGCGTTTTTGGCGATGATCGCTGCCAAGAAGTGA
- the lysA gene encoding diaminopimelate decarboxylase produces the protein MDAFNYRGGELFAEGVALSAIAERFGTPTYVYSRAHIEAQYRTFADALDGMPHLVCFAVKANSNLGVLNVLARLGAGFDIVSGGELERVLAAGGSADKIVFSGVGKTREDMRRALQVGVHCFNIESTDELERLQVVAAELGVRAPVSLRVNPDVDAGTHPYISTGLKENKFGIAIADAEDVYVRAAQLPNLEVLGVDCHIGSQLTTLEPFIDALDRLLALVDRLGDCGIYLRHIDLGGGVGVRYRDEEPPLVADYIKTVRERLEGRDLALMFEPGRYIVANAGVLLTQVEYLKHTEHKDFAIVDAAMNDLIRPALYQAWMDVTAVRPRDTVARSYDIVGPICETGDFLAKGRELALEEGDLLAVHSAGAYGFVMSSNYNTRGRCAEVLVDGDQAFQVRRRETVAELFAGESLLPE, from the coding sequence ATGGACGCTTTTAACTACCGTGGCGGGGAGCTGTTCGCGGAAGGGGTTGCCCTGTCTGCGATCGCCGAACGTTTCGGCACGCCGACCTACGTCTATTCCCGTGCACACATCGAAGCCCAATACCGCACGTTCGCCGATGCCCTCGACGGCATGCCGCACCTGGTGTGCTTCGCCGTCAAGGCCAACTCCAACCTGGGCGTGCTCAATGTCCTGGCACGCCTGGGCGCCGGTTTCGACATCGTTTCCGGCGGCGAGCTCGAACGCGTCCTGGCCGCCGGGGGCAGCGCCGACAAAATCGTCTTCTCCGGCGTCGGCAAGACCCGTGAGGACATGCGTCGCGCCCTGCAAGTGGGGGTCCACTGCTTCAACATCGAATCCACCGACGAGCTCGAACGCCTGCAAGTGGTTGCCGCCGAGCTGGGTGTCCGTGCACCGGTTTCCCTGCGCGTGAACCCTGACGTCGATGCCGGTACCCACCCGTACATTTCCACCGGCCTGAAGGAAAACAAGTTCGGCATCGCCATCGCCGACGCCGAAGACGTGTACGTGCGCGCCGCCCAACTGCCGAACCTGGAAGTGCTGGGCGTCGATTGCCACATCGGCTCGCAGCTGACCACTCTCGAGCCCTTCATCGATGCCCTCGACCGCCTGCTGGCACTGGTCGACCGCCTCGGCGACTGCGGGATCTACCTGCGGCACATCGACCTGGGCGGCGGTGTCGGCGTGCGCTACCGCGACGAAGAACCGCCGCTGGTGGCCGACTACATCAAAACCGTGCGCGAGCGCCTCGAAGGTCGCGACCTGGCGCTGATGTTCGAGCCAGGCCGCTACATCGTGGCCAACGCCGGCGTGCTGCTGACCCAGGTCGAATACCTCAAGCACACCGAGCACAAGGATTTCGCCATCGTCGATGCGGCGATGAACGACCTGATCCGCCCGGCGCTGTACCAGGCGTGGATGGACGTGACGGCGGTACGCCCGCGCGATACCGTTGCCCGCAGCTATGACATCGTCGGACCGATCTGCGAAACCGGCGATTTCCTGGCCAAGGGCCGGGAACTGGCGCTGGAAGAAGGCGATCTGCTGGCCGTGCATTCGGCCGGTGCCTATGGGTTTGTCATGAGTTCCAACTACAACACCCGTGGCCGTTGCGCCGAGGTGCTGGTGGACGGTGATCAGGCATTCCAAGTGCGTCGCCGCGAGACGGTAGCCGAGTTGTTTGCCGGCGAAAGCCTGCTGCCGGAGTAA
- a CDS encoding class I adenylate cyclase, with protein sequence MTRNHEIRPDLDEGIDRKVLSQLRARFLKLNTVRMDRALEGLSPRQQGVLTLLPLFFHVNHPLLPGYVSGSTPAGLSNYEPDANVLAEAQRLTRSFSYKPRHGSNPPRPILGLFLMGSLGTLAQADQSDMDVWVCHGPDLSDDELAELRKKCQLLETWAATQGAEAHFFLIDPARFVRGERDNQLSSDDCGTTQHYLLLDEFYRTAIWLAGRTPIWWLVPVYEEDNYEQYTHTLISKRFIRADETLDLGHLAYIPPGEFIGAGLWQLFKGIESPYKSVLKLLLTEVYASEHPDVRCLSLRFKQAVFANRLDLEELDPYMVVYRRLEEYLSTRGEPERLELIRRALYLKVNRKLTGQGRSSGWQRVLLERLAREWGWDQRQLALLDSRSQWKVRQVSNERRALVNELTHSYRFLTQFARTEKTVSVINKRDLNVLGRRLYAAFERKADKVEFINPGIAPDLAEDTLTLVQSPNKKEPGQNQWGLYNGSLNALEWENFAPIKRSRELLELLTWCHRNGVIDSSTRLALHPGDSDLSEFELFNLLGSLQQTIALPLATVDEAQLLRASVPGEVLILVNVGVDPLKHHRDLNILMTTERTDSLSYAGVRENLVLTLDQVTLNTWNEVLVNRFDGEHALLDCLRDYLNDLPNDQRQPRLQVRCFCHNRAQFIARRVEEVIETAQTLLLSRLNYRYLLQVQQHYHVLELVPGQVNHVALGSLSALTDYLGEEPTAYSPLHLDPMALDDHDLALILPMGQPECIQVFYRVYEDEADLYVLDELNALWQQRLPYHDEQSLLVPLQRFLQSLLYRRDALLSMEVAQPLGLETLYYQLLPSGSGRARRIEARSAPQTPVNNPFYDVQAIIGKAAHGQVHVTLYCDQQEFSELEHGDQLFRVVAREIIGQRREAQRYRCYITDLDLSGLVGDDACSSNLYLRYKADLERALNEALALV encoded by the coding sequence ATGACCCGCAACCATGAAATACGCCCCGATCTGGACGAGGGAATCGACCGCAAGGTCCTGAGCCAGCTGCGCGCCCGTTTTCTCAAACTCAACACCGTCCGGATGGATCGCGCCCTGGAAGGCCTGTCGCCTCGCCAGCAAGGCGTGTTGACGCTGCTGCCGCTGTTCTTTCACGTCAATCATCCGCTACTGCCCGGCTACGTCTCCGGCAGCACGCCGGCCGGATTGTCCAACTACGAGCCCGATGCCAACGTTCTCGCCGAGGCCCAGCGGCTGACACGGTCGTTCTCCTACAAACCGCGCCACGGCAGCAACCCGCCACGGCCGATCCTCGGGCTGTTCCTGATGGGCAGCCTCGGCACCCTCGCCCAGGCTGACCAGAGCGACATGGACGTGTGGGTTTGCCACGGCCCGGACCTGAGCGATGACGAACTGGCCGAGCTGCGCAAAAAATGCCAGTTGCTGGAGACATGGGCCGCGACCCAGGGCGCCGAAGCTCATTTTTTCCTCATCGATCCGGCGCGTTTCGTGCGGGGCGAGCGGGATAACCAACTCAGTTCAGACGATTGCGGCACGACTCAGCATTACCTGCTGCTGGACGAGTTCTACCGCACCGCGATCTGGCTGGCCGGGCGTACGCCGATCTGGTGGCTGGTGCCGGTGTATGAAGAAGACAATTATGAGCAGTACACCCATACGCTGATTTCCAAGCGCTTCATCCGCGCCGACGAAACGCTGGATCTCGGGCACTTGGCTTATATCCCGCCAGGCGAGTTCATTGGTGCCGGCCTGTGGCAGCTGTTCAAAGGCATCGAGTCGCCCTACAAGTCAGTGCTCAAGCTGCTGCTGACCGAGGTCTACGCCAGCGAACATCCCGACGTCCGCTGCCTGAGCCTGCGCTTTAAGCAAGCCGTGTTCGCCAACCGCCTGGACCTGGAAGAACTCGACCCCTACATGGTGGTTTACCGCCGCCTCGAGGAATACCTCAGCACCCGTGGCGAACCCGAGCGCCTGGAACTGATTCGCCGGGCGCTGTACTTGAAGGTCAATCGCAAGCTCACAGGCCAGGGACGCAGCAGTGGCTGGCAACGAGTACTGCTCGAGCGACTGGCCCGGGAATGGGGCTGGGACCAGCGGCAACTGGCGCTGCTGGACAGCCGCAGCCAGTGGAAGGTGCGCCAGGTCAGCAACGAACGGCGCGCGCTGGTCAACGAACTCACTCACAGTTACCGCTTCCTGACGCAGTTCGCCCGCACTGAAAAAACCGTCAGCGTCATCAACAAGCGCGACCTCAACGTTCTTGGCCGGCGCCTGTATGCAGCCTTCGAGCGCAAGGCCGACAAGGTCGAATTCATCAATCCCGGCATCGCTCCGGACTTGGCCGAAGACACCCTGACGCTGGTCCAGTCGCCGAACAAGAAAGAGCCGGGACAGAACCAGTGGGGCCTCTACAACGGCAGCCTCAACGCACTGGAATGGGAAAATTTCGCGCCGATCAAGCGCAGCCGTGAATTACTGGAACTGCTGACCTGGTGCCATCGCAACGGCGTAATCGACAGCAGCACGCGCCTGGCGCTGCACCCCGGCGACAGCGACCTGAGCGAGTTCGAGCTGTTCAACCTGCTCGGCAGTCTGCAACAGACCATCGCCCTGCCCCTGGCCACGGTGGACGAAGCGCAATTGCTGCGCGCCAGCGTACCCGGCGAAGTGTTGATCCTGGTGAACGTCGGCGTTGATCCGCTCAAGCATCACCGCGACCTGAATATCCTGATGACCACCGAGCGCACCGACTCCCTGAGCTACGCCGGAGTCAGGGAGAACCTGGTGCTGACCCTCGACCAAGTCACGCTCAACACTTGGAACGAAGTGCTGGTCAACCGCTTCGACGGCGAGCATGCCTTGCTCGACTGCCTGCGCGATTACCTCAACGATCTGCCCAACGACCAGCGTCAACCGCGTTTGCAGGTGCGCTGCTTCTGCCACAACCGCGCCCAGTTCATCGCGCGGCGCGTCGAGGAAGTCATCGAAACGGCGCAGACCCTGCTACTGAGCAGGCTCAATTATCGTTATCTGCTCCAGGTCCAGCAGCACTACCACGTGCTGGAGCTGGTGCCCGGCCAGGTCAATCACGTGGCGCTGGGCAGCCTGTCGGCGCTGACGGATTATCTGGGTGAAGAACCGACCGCCTACAGCCCGCTGCACCTGGACCCGATGGCCCTGGACGACCACGACCTGGCGTTGATCCTGCCCATGGGCCAGCCCGAGTGCATCCAGGTGTTCTACCGGGTCTACGAGGACGAAGCCGATCTGTACGTGCTCGATGAGCTCAACGCTCTATGGCAGCAGCGCCTGCCCTATCACGACGAACAAAGCTTGCTGGTGCCGTTGCAGCGCTTCCTGCAATCACTGTTGTACCGCCGGGACGCGCTGTTATCGATGGAGGTTGCCCAGCCGTTGGGCCTGGAAACGCTCTACTATCAGTTGCTGCCCTCAGGCAGTGGCCGGGCGCGGCGGATCGAAGCACGGTCGGCCCCGCAGACGCCGGTGAACAATCCGTTCTATGACGTGCAGGCGATCATTGGCAAAGCCGCGCACGGTCAAGTGCACGTCACCCTGTATTGCGATCAGCAGGAGTTTTCCGAACTGGAGCATGGCGACCAGCTGTTTCGCGTGGTCGCCAGGGAAATCATCGGACAGCGCCGCGAAGCCCAGCGCTATCGTTGCTATATCACCGACCTGGACCTGTCGGGGCTGGTGGGCGACGATGCCTGTTCAAGCAATCTGTACCTGCGCTACAAGGCCGACCTGGAACGCGCCCTGAACGAGGCACTGGCCCTGGTCTGA